One window of the Salminus brasiliensis chromosome 1, fSalBra1.hap2, whole genome shotgun sequence genome contains the following:
- the rpp38 gene encoding ribonuclease P protein subunit p38: protein MTTPGKAAKKEKKKPIPVKTSLNNPYDLRWAPLEKGLKAFIMNSLKEKIDALGLKKTQVRVKGFRSRRRAKKRDPEPVEVEEPARQPGWSDEEARRQLAIGINEVTKGLEKDELSLVLVCSSVRPAHMISHLIPLSRTRAVPACQVPDLSDGLSGLLGLSSVLALGFKRGGTAFANTVGEIAAKVPPLGVAWVPTRLMEDQSQGGDDLHSDQAKTEKQTGEPPSNPLKGQKRKLDLSLEPQDPSPLLQPLKVKKTIPNPSKIRKPKKKKATQK from the coding sequence ATGACCACTCCAGGGAAAGCAGccaagaaggagaaaaagaagcCCATCCCGGTGAAAACCTCTCTCAACAACCCTTACGACCTCAGATGGGCCCCGTTAGAGAAGGGCCTGAAGGCGTTTATAATGAACTCCCTGAAGGAGAAGATAGACGCCCTTGGGCTTAAGAAGACCCAGGTTAGGGTGAAGGGTTTCCGCAGCAGAAGGAGAGCTAAGAAGCGAGACCCGGAGCCCGTCGAAGTCGAAGAACCAGCTCGGCAGCCGGGCTGGAGCGACGAGGAGGCCCGGAGGCAGCTGGCCATCGGCATCAACGAGGTGACCAAAGGCCTGGAGAAGGACGAGCTCAGCCTGGTGCTGGTGTGCAGCTCCGTAAGGCCGGCGCACATGATCAGCCACCTCATTCCTCTCAGCAGGACCAGGGCGGTGCCGGCCTGCCAGGTGCCAGACCTCAGCGATGGTCTGTCTGGGCTTCTGGGCCTGAGCAGCGTGCTGGCCCTGGGCTTTAAACGAGGAGGAACCGCCTTCGCCAACACGGTGGGGGAGATCGCTGCTAAGGTGCCGCCCCTCGGTGTGGCCTGGGTGCCAACGAGGCTCATGGAGGACCAGAGCCAGGGTGGAGATGACCTGCATTCAGATCAAGCCAAAACTGAAAAGCAAACTGGAGAGCCTCCCTCAAATCCACTAAAGGGTCAAAAGAGAAAACTTGACCTTTCACTGGAGCCACAAGACCCGAGCCCGTTGCTCCAGCCTCTTAAAGTTAAGAAAACCATCCCAAACCCCTCAAAGATACGAAAACCCAAGAAGAAGAAGGCAACTCAGAAGTGA
- the crot gene encoding peroxisomal carnitine O-octanoyltransferase: MDNQMFESTVERTFQYQQGLPPLPVPSLEGTLSKYLDAVKPFASDAEFRNTAAIVKDFGEGIGRHLHQKLLQRASNRRNWLEDWWLDSAYLESRMPSQLNVNFGGPGPYLEHCWPPCDGTQLERTSMIVWQTLQYWELIRTEKLAVHKSGNVPFDMDQFRMLFCTCKVPGITKDTILNYFKTESEGPCPSHVVVMCRGRIFTFDVLCDGHIMTTPELLKQLTYIKKICDGEPEGDGVSALTSEERTRWAKTRQHLISIDPANKTILETIQSSLFVIALDDAKPYSTPEDYTLMTLLSLTGDPTLRWGDKSYNKISFADGTFVSNCDHAPYDAMVLVSLCYYIDQKLKACNGKWKGSEVVRDLPAPEELVFTMDDRVRRDITLAKEQYRKTTQDLQVVCYAFTSFGKTAIKKRKLHPDTFVQLGMQLAYYRLHGKPGSCYETATTRRFYHGRTETMRPCTVEAQQWCKIMLNPRASAEGKRQALHTAFNKHNKLMDEAQKGKGFDRHLLGLYLIAKEEGLPVPELYSDPLYAKSGGGGNFVLSSSLVGYTTVLGAVAPMVHHGYGFFYRIRDDRIVASCTAWKSCPETNAEAFFHTLCTSFHDMMQVTTMSQL; encoded by the exons ATGGATAACCAAATGTTCGAGTCCACTGTCGAGCGCACCTTTCAGTACCAGCAGGGCCTGCCTCCCCTGCCTGTGCCTTCGCTGGAGGGAACCCTCAGCAAATACCTGGACGCAG TGAAGCCTTTTGCTTCGGACGCTGAGTTTCGCAACACGGCAGCCATTGTAAAGGATTTCGGGGAAGGCATTGGACGACATCTTCACCAGAAACTTCTGCAGCGAGCCAGCAACAGGCGTAACTGG CTGGAGGACTGGTGGCTAGACTCTGCGTATCTGGAGAGTCGCATGCCGTCACAGCTCAATGTGAATTTCGGAGGTCCGGGGCCTTACTTGGAGCACTGCTGGCCCCCATGTGATGGCACCCAGCTAGAGAGAACCAGCATGATTGTGTGGCAAACTCTGCAGTACTGGGAGCTGATCCGCAC GGAGAAACTGGCCGTCCATAAATCAGGAAACGTGCCCTTTGACATGGACCAGTTCCGCATGCTCTTCTGTACCTGTAAAGTGCCTGGAATTACCAAGGATACCATTCTTAACTACTTCAAGACAG AGAGTGAGGGTCCTTGTCCTTCTCACGTTGTGGTGATGTGTCGTGGGAGAATCTTCACTTTTGATGTTCTCTGTGATGGACACATCATGACGACTCCTGAATTACTCAA ACAGCTAACCTACATTAAGAAGATCTGTGATGGAGAGCCAGAGGGGGACGGAGTGTCTGCCCTGACCAGTGAGGAGAGGACCCGATGGGCTAAG ACCCGGCAGCATCTGATCTCTATTGATCCTGCCAATAAGACCATACTGGAGACCATTCAGAGCTCACTGTTTGTAATTGCACTGGATGATGCCAAACCATATTCCACCCCGGAAGACTACACATTG ATGACCCTCCTGTCTCTCACCGGTGACCCTACTCTCCGCTGGGGAGATAAATCCTACAACAAGATCAGCTTTGCTGACGGAACCTTTGTTTCAAACTGTGAT CATGCACCCTATGATGCCATGGTCTTGGTGTCTCTCTGTTACTATATAGACCAAAAGCTGAAGGCTTGCAATGGAAAATGGAAG GGTTCAGAGGTGGTACGTGACTTGCCTGCACCAGAGGAGCTGGTGTTCACTATGGATGACAGAGTCCGGAGAGACATCACACTTGCTAAAGAGCAGTATAGAAAAACT ACTCAGGACCTGCAGGTTGTGTGCTATGCCTTCACCTCCTTTGGGAAAACCGCTATCAAGAAGAGGAAACTTCACCCAGACACATTTGTGCAGCTGGGCATGCAGTTGGCGTACTACAGGCTTCATGGAAA GCCTGGTAGCTGCTATGAAACCGCTACCACACGCCGTTTCTATCATGGACGCACAGAGACCATGAGGCCATGCACAGTGGAAGCCCAGCAGTGGTGCAAGATCATGCTTAACCCAAGGGCAAGT GCTGAAGGGAAGAGACAAGCCCTTCATACTGCCTTCAACAAACATAACAAACTGATGGACGAGGCTCAGAAAGGAAAAG GCTTTGATAGACACCTCTTGGGTCTGTACCTGATCGCTAAGGAAGAGGGGCTTCCTGTGCCTGAGCTTTACTCTGACCCTCTCTACGCTAAAAG tggaggaggagggaacTTTGTCCTTTCTTCCAGCCTAGTTGGCTACACAACTGTTCTGGGTGCCGTCGCTCCTATGGTGCACCACGGTTATGGCTTCTTCTACCGCATCCGTGATGATAG GATTGTTGCTTCTTGTACGGCCTGGAAGTCCTGTCCAGAGACAAACGCTGAGGCATTCTTCCACACCCTGTGTACTTCCTTCCATGACATGATGCAGGTCACCACAATGTCCCAGCTGTAG
- the acbd7 gene encoding acyl-CoA-binding domain-containing protein 7 produces the protein MTLQKEFEQYADDVKKVKTRPTDQELLDMYGLYKQAIVGDINIDKPGMTDLKGKAKWEAWNSRKGMSKDDAMTAYIALAKENINKYGK, from the exons ATGACTCTGCAG AAGGAATTTGAGCAATATGCGGACGATGTGAAGAAAGTGAAGACCAGGCCAACTGACCAGGAGCTGCTGGACATGTACGGCCTCTATAAGCAGGCTATTGTTGGGGACATTAACATCG ATAAGCCTGGAATGACGGATTTAAAAGGAAAAGCCAAATGGGAAGCATGGAATTCCAGGAAAG GCATGTCCAAGGATGATGCCATGACTGCCTACATTGCTTTGGCCAAGGAAAACATCAATAAATATGGAAAGTGA